The DNA region CAAGTGCAATCAGTTTATAGCTACAGGAAAAGTTAACTTTGGGATGTTATTTTTCTTTTGGCATTCTAATAATCGGATAGTTAGTTTGTGAATGAGTTGGTGAaaatttttcaatattatttttcttaacttGTGATAGAAATTCTATTATTAACTTTTTTACAATACAATGAAATGTTTGTATGTAAGAAAGAGGAGCTGGAAAAATGTTTCTTCCTGTTTACGTAGGTCTACTAAAAGATATTACATGATTTTAGCAAACACATACATTGTGAAAAcggtttaaatatttaaatatcaagTTTTATGGGTTTCAACATAAATATCAATCACCGCGTTTatgataatattcataattataaaattgaGGTATACAACTTATAACACATTATTATGTAGGCCAAATAAGATTTAGAACATGCCATCTCGTTAACATTATACGAGAAACAGATATTCACattgttattacagtattattgtcATTATAAACAATGCGATACAATTTGCAATTACCCTCTATCCATCGTAaactaaatggtttaaaatgtgttatatgaGTTTATTATAACTATTGTCCTTACAGTATTCATTTTCGTTGCATTTGAGATTAATATTTcttatcatcattattgttatcATGATCGTATCAACATCGTAATTATGgtttaattttaattagtttGTAGTCATCTTCTGTTTTTGGAATAGTTTTGGAATAGTTACCGAATCTCTGTCACAGAATCTACCACCATTATCAACATCTTCACAACAATCAGAACTATATGATCATAATCTTTgacgtcatcatcatcactgttatcatAAACGACATCTTCCTTccaatcaattttatttaataaatgttttgtgTTTTTCAGTGAGCCTTTGATGGCAAGCAGTGATGGCGCACTCCGGATTCAAGAACGAGAAGAATCTAGTTTTTCAGTGAAAAAACATGGTGGACTTAAACGAAATGATACACAGTTACGAACATTTACCCAATATAATAAGTTacaacaagtaaaaaatatgaaaaacattAATTCAATAAATGTAGGCAAAAGTGTTCAAATTTCATCAAAAGATGTAGATCGTAAAACCTCAAAGTCAATTTCACCTGGCGACGATTTGTACATGAAGTACCGTGGTATTGAGAAGCAACACAACCAACATGGTGATTGGAATTTACGacagaaattaaaaattatagaagAACATAAGTTTCCAAAACACAATGATGCAACTAAAACCCGGTCTAACAATATCGATTTAACTGACAATCgcaatcaaaacaaatttattgtaCCTAAAAAACCCATAAATGAAATTGCAAAACCAAATGATAACAGTCCAAACATTCCAAGACATAGGGTGAATTTTGGTGAAACAGAGTTGATTTCAGGATCAGAACAGAGTGACAATGATCCACCACTCCTACTACACATAGGAGACAATGAAGAGAATATTATATACAAAGATAATTTAACACAAACTTGTAAACCAAAGAGAAATATTTGCTTTCTAAAAACACATAAATGCAGTAGTTCGACCATTCAGAATATATTATTTCGCTGGGGAGATGACCACGACGTAACGTTTGTACTACCTCGAAGTAACAGACCGTATCTCGGTAGTCCTTCGTTATTTAATCGAGTGTTTGCTATGCCGTCTTTTGATGGAAAATACAACATACTTGCAAATCATGCAAGATACAACAAACAAGGTGATTAATTCATTATAATTTACTGCATGTAAAGACACAGTGGCATAGTAGTCAGGGTTTAAATAAGGTGCTTTTGAAACAAGTCTGTGTTCTCTTCATCATTTCTAGTGCTCAAGTTGGATGGCACACGTTACGCATAGGTTTATACATGCCTCTCCGTATTTTCAGTCCAATGTATGAAATTATAAGCTAAAGAGACATCCGAAAGGTGGACTAGTAAAATCACGCCAATTATTTTGGTTACATAAACCTATATAGGTGGTATATCATTGTTTAATTATCAGCAACGTACAATATTTGTAAAAGTGTCATGGGTGTTATGCGAGGGCACACCCAACAGTGATGTCACACTAACCTTGCCTTATGTGTacaagtaaaaataaatgtccttttttttttatcttatagGCATGTCATCGGTAATGCCAGGTGATTCGATTTACGTCACTGTTTTACGTGATCCTGCTAAACAATTTGAAAGCATTTACAATTATTATCGCTTGAACACACGTTTTAATCTAGACCTTACGCACTTTATCGATCAACCAATGAGGTACTTTCGGCGACAACAGGGGGCGCTTGTTAGCGGACGAAACCCAATGCTATTTGATCTTGGCTTTGACGCAGCCTATATAGAACCAGAAGACCGAAAGGTTGATGACTGGATTCAACAATTAGAGACAGATTTCCATCTCGTCCTTATTGCTGAATACTTTCAAGAATCCATGATTCTTTTGAAAAACGAACTATGTTGGGGATTGTCAGACGTCGTGTCTTTTAAGCAGAATCAACGCAGCAAATCTTCAGTACGAACAACCGATCCAGTGGTCGCCGACAAAATCCGACGTTGGAATGGAGCCGACATGAAATTATACAACCATTTCAATAAAACGTTATGGAAGAAAATAGAGGCTTATGGTATAGAAAGAATGAAAAATGAAGTAACATCGCTACAAAAGCTTACCGAAGAATTTAAAAGGACATGCATTGGTTCTACGCGTGATTTTGGAGATCCTCGGATGTGGTACCCAAGTGGGGTTAGAGTAAAGAGTTACGTAATTAATCCAGACGCAAAGGATAATCGAATCTGCTCACAATTAACTAGGCCTGAATTATCTTACATCAGTTTATTACGCAAAAAacttattaataaaaacattaaacatgcAAGCAGATGACATCCACATCATTTTAGACgtactttatttaaatttgaattatatCGCACAAAATTATCTTCAAATGAAGCATTACAACATATTAACttaattacaattaatattgcattatcatgttacattttgtttctattttacACCCAGCTTTTGTACTGTGTAGgacaataataatgtttgtaCTTGACATAGCCGATATGATTTCCATATTTGGGCCGACTCTGATGCAGGCAGATGGtaatgattttatttgttgcctataattatgttatattattatatttggtcAGAAGAGTCATTCGCATTTTGGTTTATAAGTTTCGATacattgggttttttttctttaaaaaatgcatatCAATCAAAGCATACTGATCATACTACAGTAAAGCAACTAACATGATCAAAACTAATTTCTAACCTAATTAAACTAAAGTTTGAAAATAGTTTTCTGATGAAGATGACGTGACGTCAGAGGAACAAAATGTAACATTAGTGGTATACATCTATTTGAACGgtttgaatttcaaaaagtgcAATAAAGCTATTAAAATGGTCAGCGGATACATTATCTTCTTATTGCAATCGAACTAAAGCAATGTTTAAAAGCAATACGGGAACAGGTTTCGCATATTTCAAAAGTGCAACTAAGTAGCGGAAAATAACTGCAGCACGTGTAACCTAGTGTGACACAATCATTAAGAATATAATTTGCAGCTCATTGTTATACTATGTAACTATCAGTTGTGGTTTACCAAAATATAaccatatatatatttttttctcttttattgcaatgataaacaatatggtgaaggttacagtataatatatgtctatctatctatttatcaatgaatatttaagtgatattacacagacagaggttaaaagattatataaaatattttgatattgtgttgaaatctagataaaacaaacatgtatacagagaaaatttatattacagagctaaaacgatataaagattTATAATCAGTATTAAAAAGAGATtcgatataatataaatatatatgataaaatggtatattgcattataagattatgttttgtttgaatacttttataaaattgtatagttttacattttgaacataatattgcttttattatttatatgataaaataacaaattaataaatattgcaaagcTAAACCCAAACCGAAGTATGGGGATACGCCCTCGTCGCTAGCCAGGTTTATTTTAATAGTTCTAGTTTAAATCCTGGCTAGCACCAGTTGCGTCTCGGTCATCCCGGACTCGGGCGCCTCctagaaaacaataatataataatgaggGTAAACTAACAATTGATCTAAATCaagaaaatatactgtataccgtacgtttatgtttattcttgtgtatttcttaattaaattaaattttattgattatttttctttttagataATTGATTCAAGGAGTTTTTCTTTAACGTCGTTCCATTTTCTTTCTGCTTTGTTTAGATTACATAAGTAttcatttgaaattaaatttttagttCTATCTTAAATAAATTCCAAGTGATAATCCGTTTggttgttttataaataatgcaagatttgtaaatactaaatgtaaataaagagATGAGTTCATTAACGAGCGTGTTCTTCTGAGTTCTGACCATTCGGGGAAACCTGGCCGTAATGTTTCATTAGTCGGAATACATTTAACGATCAGTTTACGGAACTTCCTTAAAACTGATTGAATGCTATTACAGGTGTACAACATATGTTTTTCACTTTCTATTTCTATACAACACTTTTCGCAACAATCACTTTTATTAAGATTCCACTTCTTTAAGTTTTTTCTACAAGCTAAGATACgatgtaataattttaaattaaattgggcgatttttggtaaatgtttcatattgtGAACTTTACAGTACCATGTTTTGTCCCAGTCTATTTCATTTTTACCTAACTCAACTTCCAACTTTGCTTGAATATTGGGGATTTTAGCAACCTTGCTAACAAAAAGGGTATAATGAAAAGATTCcttgtattttttatgaaataCGGTTTCTTTGACTTGCAGGTTAATTTGATTGTTTTCTATTGAATTAAAGATGATTTCTTTCCACAAACATGGAATTGAATACAATGAGCGCAAAATATTCGATAAGTCCTTTTTGTTTATTGATTAAAGTAGGTATCACTTCATCTGAAGTTAGAAATCTGTTATTAACGATAATGTCACATACCGATTTGTATTTGGAATGtaaccatattttaaaataaagagatTTTCCACTTGcggaaattatatatttattttcccaAAGTGGTTGTATTAAAATGTCTTCTATATTTTGTGGAACTACACTAACAATATTATTCAACTTAACCGCTGATTTTAACATTGATACATAAAAATCAGGCATTCTATTCAAGTCAATATGATCTTCAAGGTTAAGCTGAGTAGCACCTATAGTGTATTCTATTGGATACATAAAGTATTTcggaatatttttccattttcctGGATCGGGACTGAGTAATCTTTTTATCCATGTTAGTTTTAATGAATCTATCACGGAGTTGAAATTTATCATATTCAAGCCACCTTCGCATGCTTTTTTAATAAGAACAAgtcttttaattttttcacgTTGACCATTCCACAGAAaattataaagtattttttCAACAAGTGGAATTATATGTAAGGGTACGTTAATTATGCTTGCGTTATAAATCAATTTAGAGATTGCAAGCGTTTTGATGATTGTTATTCTTCCAAAGAAAGTTAGATTTCTTTTTTCCATAACTGAAGAACGTTTTGTAGTTCAATAACTTTTTCGTCccagttttttttaatacatatatCTTTATCATAGCCATATATATTTgtgattaaaatattattttcaaattagcTGAAATTAATTTAGTGTGTATAGGTTTAAATGAAGCATTTTAACAAAGGGCCTACATCAATCAGGATAACATTAGGCTTATAAATTAGCTTATTTATTACATGCATgctatttacttttaaaaatttCGAGTAGGTTTTGACATCTTCACTCTGTCGGTAAGTGTTGAGCTCAGAAATTAGAAAACCCTTAACTCGGTATTGTAGACCCTATTTCCCAATTATGAAAAAACCGTTTAACTTTTTCCCATTGGAAGATAATGTTGAAATATGTTTTATCCGTACTAATGTAATGCTTCCCAATTGTCACTTTGTAATAAAATGGCCCGATAGTTTtctttataatctatctctcgGGTACAATAGCAGATTATAACAGTTATTGCGCCCTCATTCTGTGGTGAGAAATAATAAGAggagaatgaaataaaaacaaaaaagagaagcctattttgattaatataaaaagaatgttattttaatttgaacAGCCCTAAAGTATGTTGGCATTCATTTCTGacaaataatactgtaaagGGCCACGCGCGATCTTGATAATGTTTAAAAAGACTGACattttcaacttttatttcagacaattgtccatatggtataatacattacaacaaaaaaaagataggggagagaggaccaaaactgttatctattggtatataatgcctctctccatttgtagtatGTTCAACCACTGGATTGTTTCAAAAATGATAATTGTATGGTAAATTTGATTATTTCGGACCAATGTTGAAATCAAGTTAGATtaataagaaatataataattcgaacaaaaatataacagtatttttaaaataaatgaaataccaGGTCGTTACGCGTCTTTCAAGGGTCATTGCATTTTGTCATCGTTGATGGCGCTCTGATCAAATAACAACTCTATTTTACCTTCTAGACTTCTTGTCTACTTTGGCAATCAGTATCTGTATAGTAAAATAAGTTAGTATTGCTTCTTGTTACAGGGTTATAATTCTGATTATTTGGAGGTTTAGATAAAGTTAGGCCAACGTTTCTTTAGTATAGGGGTGATAAATGCGGGGATAAATGCGAGGAAAAGGAAACGAATCATAAGAACTGCCCTTCCAAACCGCAAGATGGTGGTATGGTAAGtttgtgtatttattataccattGAAATACTAATTTCAAATGCTTATGAGCTACAAATAGAGATTCtaagataatttaaaataataacccCAGATCATTGTCTTGTAGGTTAATTGAGTACATTTTAAATAGGATAAATACACCGTCACACAGCACAACCATTAATGGTCAGACAGAGAAAGGGAGTGCAATGACGTATAAACCTATATATACACATGTTTTACTAACTCAAGTTCATGTTACGTCAACACGTAGGACGAGAAGTTTTGCAGCGTCATCAAGTTATATATAATGATCAGCGAATACTGCTGACATTATTTACATCATACTGATTACGGTATCTCAAAGTATTGCTTACGAACGTGTTGAAATCACTTATTTTCTTCATCTGTCAGACCCTATCGTGACCAATCTACGACATTTATTGCCTCTATTAACATTTGAATCGTGAATACGGATGTTAAGAcgaattaaattaaaaaccaaTAGAGAATCACATTTCGTCATCTGCAAATCTAAATTGGTACCAAGTACTAGTTTATTGAACCATGAGCactttttaaagtatttatgtgaatcaaagaatatatttctgcaaaatattaattttaaaatgaattattaattgatGGAGGGTTTTGATGTGATAGTTTGTTGCCCAGCTGTTCGGCATCTTTTCATCCGCTTCTACTGTGTCCCATGGAAGTAATGATAGCTGTCTATGAAACTGCGATCGGCCATTTTTCTCCAACTGATACGTTAAATGCtctctttaaaaataaatcattttgagGTACACGGGGTTCCCATAAAATTGAGTTGCTCACTTGGTATTGTGACGATACAGGTATTGAAATGTAAAATGTGTACCAGTTAACCTAAATTACTTACGCAGGAGATTGTATCATATTGATGATATAACACCGTCGTTTTACGAGGTTATGTTCGCATGATAACGAAATCGTCACCTACACAAAAGACTATCTTATTTTGTTCTAGTCTACGGAAAGAAAAGTGAGAACTTATCAAgtgattattttgttaatttgttaCGCCCTGAACCATCTGCGCACTAGAATTCGGCCTTCCAACGTATAAAGTACTACATTAACAATTAGAAACCATCGCGATAAACAGATCAATAACGCAGttcaaattatttgaaaaaggTTCAATGATTATGTTTCAAGGATCAAATCAACGGtgaaatattgtaaatttacaaaattcacaaaatatatataggcctatagtttctTGGATGATTATTTTATACCACTGCCataactataattattttaaagacaACCGATACCAATTAATTACCAATAGGGCCTAAGTATGTGCTTATCAATCACATTACACATTTGTTTGCcttcaatcattttttaaaaactaccGTGGCCCATCTTACAGTGTCAAATAAAACATTGCAGATACTAAGTGcggaaaatttaaaataaaatatataaaggcGATCCATCGATTGTACACATGACCTATAACATCTTCAAGATCGCGTGAAGAATGTCAAAAACCTAgcatgtatataataataaatatgatttgaaacgataagatgaggaaatctgtaagAATGAGGAAAAGTCGCTCCAACCGAGATTCTAATCCGGAATTTTCTgattgatatgcagatgtcctaacctaAATATAAGACTTTAATGGTATTGCTCGAACTCgactctcggcgtggtacgacGGAGGAACATCGCTAATCCCTCAATTACgcacgcacgcgcaccagagatcaaattgatactccctcatctttcagtattttattcacgaagcgggatctccgaagagatacttttataaaCACCACAGGCACAGAACAAATGCTGTgaccgggcggtttcgaatttgttctgtgcctgtgatggtaataataatattatattatatgtattcgACTGGTATGATACCTATAAATATTGCTTACAGTTACTGTGTACATTTTCGTTATTAGCCGGACTTTGTCAGTCGGTGACACTCGGTTCAGTTTATTGATATTAGGCAATAATTACGATTGgtacatttacaaaaataaatattgtcttTGCTTCTCAaagaaacaattaaattatactgtaaataataaacGATGATCAAAGTGATATTGAATGTAAATATACAGACGAAGAAGGTAGAATGCTTATTCCTAAAGTAAGATATAATGAGAAggtgtttaattttattaatgtatatgcacctaataattacaaagaaagGGCAAACTTCttcaaaaaattataaaaaaagattgaattgatgtgttttaaaaaagaagaaTATACAATAATTGGAGGTGATATGAATTGcattttagaaagaaaattaGATCAAAAAAATAGTGTAAATCAATACGACAAGTCACCATCTGTGTTAAAGAATTGcatgacaaaaaataaattaatagataTATGGAGACAATATCACAAAACAAAAACCCAATTTACTTGGAGACGAAAAAGCACGTACAGGAGGTTGGATCTGTGGTGCATCTCAAGTGCCCTTTATAAAAATGGTGATGTGATGTCTACCGACATTAGACCATCAATATGTTCTGATCATCAGGCTAtctcattaaaaatattaaataatcaacaaaaagcTGGTCCAGGAATATGGAAAATTAACTGTAGTATTCTTAAAGATGAAGAAtacaacataaaaataaaaagaattattgaaaatgtaaaaaaaaatgaaaataatcttACTCCAGACTTGCTGTGGGAActacttaaaataaaaataaaagaattttcagCTAAATTCTGtgcaagtaaaaaaaaagagatgaaTGTTAATAAGCTAAACCTAACTAAGGAAGTCAATGTATTAACGAACAAGCTTAATATCGCATACGATCAAAATATagaagaaaaattaaaaaataaaactaatgaCTTAGATAAGATTTATCATTGTGAAGCAAAAGGCGCCATAGTCAGATCAAGGGTTAAATGGTTTGAAAAGGGAGaaagaaataacaatttttttttaggattGGAGAAAATCAATgcaaaaagaaaacatattacCATGCTCTTAAAAAGGAATGGAAAACATACTACGGATGTTCACGAGATACTAGAGGAACAAATTAGATTCTATGAACATCTGTATTCAAATAAAATTCTaacagaaaattaaataaataaatatttacgaAATACTACAGTTAAAAAACTATCAGAAAAAGATAAAATAGAATGTGAGGGAATATTAACAGAAGGAGAACTAACAAAAGCAATATCTAACATGAAGTTGAATAAAAGTCCGGGTTCCGATGGACTAAGTGTCGAATTCTATCGTCATTTTTGGGAATATCTAAAAGGTATTTTGTGtaattctttaaattacagttacaACAATAATAGTTTAAGTAACTCACAGAGGTTAGGTGtaataaatctttttatttaagaGTGGAAAGAGAGAGTGTCTCGAAAACTGGAGACCAATTACATTGCTAAATGTAGATTACAAAATAATGGCATATGCTCTTTCAAACAGACTAAAAAAAGTATTAGGGTCTATTATCAGTAATGATCAAAAAGGATATATTAATGAGAGATTTGGAGGAGAAAATATTAGACTAGTTGAAGATGTGTTGTCTTATACGAAAGAAAAGCAAATACCAGGAGCCATGATTTTTCTTGACTTTGCTAAGGCATTCGACTCAATAGATAGAAAGCTAATGTTAAATGTTCTAAGAAAGTTTGGTTTTGGTTTATCTTTTGTACATTGGATAAATGTAATATACACAGGCACTAGATGTATGGTTAAAAATAACGGATGGGTTTCAAACAGTTTTAATATGGAATGTGGAGTACGTCAAGGTTGCCCATTGTCTGCACTATTATTTACAGTTGTAGTCGAGGTAATGGCAATAAATATAAGGAATAATCCATTGTTTAAGGGAATTGAATTACCTGAGAATAAagatattgataatattgtGAAAATAGCTCAGCTCGCTGATGACACTGTGATTTTTACATCAGgtgaaaatagtttaaaatattttttcactGAAATCAATGcattttgtaatatttctgGGTTGAAGCTAAATAAAGGAAAATGTAAAGGAATCTGGATTGGATCAATTCAGAATAACCTAGCAACCCCTTGTGGTATCACTTGGACGAAAGAGCCAGTGAAATTCCTCGGAATTTATGTAGGCTATAAAAAAGgtgtttgtgaaaaaaaaaactgggaTGATAAAATTATGGAGTTAGAACATACTTTAAGGCTATGGGAAAAACGACACCTTACCTTCTTtggaaaaatgataataattaaaagtctagcaatttcaaaattaatatacaatgctAGTATTATCAATGTACCAAAACATGTATTTCCAATGGTAGAGAAGTTACTGTATAGATTCCTATGgggaaataaaaaagaaaagattaagAGGAAAAcacttataaataaaatagaagaaGGAGGGGTTAATATGATTGATTTTTATGTAGTTGTGAACTCGTTAAAGCTAAACTGGGTTAAGAGACTACTTAGCCCAGACCCAGGCAAGTGGAAATGTATTCCAAAATATTACATGTACCCTATAGAATGTACATTAGAGATAAGTAAGCTTAATTTTGAAGAgcataaacaattacaaattatgcctgaattttatttaaatatgattaatgcaattgtgaaaataaagaatattgAAATGTTAGATCCTCAAAATGTACAGGAAATTAAATCTCAAACCTTGTGGGAAAATAAACATATACTGTCAGACGGAAAGTCTTTATACTTCAAAGATTGGTTAAAGTCGGGCTATAAAACAATTGGTGACATTTTGGTCAATAACACAATTGTAAGTCTTAGAGATTTAATTCCCACGTTATTAGTAAAGCATAATGGGATAATAGAATACTTCAAGCTCATGAATGCTATTCCTATTGAATGGAAGGAAGTATTGGCACGACATAGATTAGAGAAAGAACAAGttaatgttgatattaaaaatgaattattcaaatcaaatgttaaaacAGGTTTTTATGATAAGTTTATATTTGAACTAAAGACAGTGCCAATCTCCCAAGTAAAATGGGAAGCAGAGTTTTTAAATAAGACTATGGTATGGAACAAAATATGGAATAATAAAGTCAAAGATATGAAACATATGGTAAAAGTTGCgcaattcaattttaaacttttacatcGCATACTTGTTTGTAATAAAAGATTACATATTTGGAAATTGtctaaaattaatatttgcGATAGATGTAAGAATGTGATAGAAAACGAAGAACATATGTTACTTAAGTGTAAAGTGATTAAGCCAGTTTGGAGGAAATTCAATAATCTTATTGTTGAATGTTTTCCTAATGAAACGCCAATACATTGGTTTGATATAGTTACTGGTTCCAAAGATAAACTTGTAAATGAGCTAACATCTATCTTTACGTTTTGTATATACAAATCCCGCATAAGGCTTAGTTTATTAGATAACATGATGGGTAACGAATAAAAAAGTATCTTGAATATGTTTaagtttgaattaaaaaatcttaTAGAAAATGAATACGCATGTAATCAGTATAAAGCAGTTATAAAATGGAATGatgttaaaatgaaattattagaattcataaaataagaaaaatataaaactagtaCAAGCTGTAGTGTAAAACTAACACCTAGACTTATACTAAAACTAATACATgatagaaataaatgtattaggGTAAAACATAGACTGAAACACACGGTCAAACATATAAGTAAACAAACTGGTAAATGTAAAGGGCCAACATAGTAAGAAAAGAACTTTAAAGGAATAGAAATAGTGGAATGAAACAAATGTTATACAAGGCCAAAACATAAAAAGTAgcatataatgtgtttataataactatattaaaCTGATTCGTAAATGTAAATAGGTATATTAATGTGTGTATGTGTGTATATACTTGTAACGGATGTAATATAAGgtcaaaagaaataaagaaacaaattgtGAGTACTGATTTAAGatataataaaagaaacagctactttttaatacatttcttaatataaagtaaatttaaatgataaatagtcgtacttttactataacttgcaataaacataaaatgtacgttTTTAAAGCAAACTTTTACTCCAtcgattttatgtaca from Antedon mediterranea chromosome 2, ecAntMedi1.1, whole genome shotgun sequence includes:
- the LOC140039306 gene encoding galactose-3-O-sulfotransferase 2-like, which codes for MKNINSINVGKSVQISSKDVDRKTSKSISPGDDLYMKYRGIEKQHNQHGDWNLRQKLKIIEEHKFPKHNDATKTRSNNIDLTDNRNQNKFIVPKKPINEIAKPNDNSPNIPRHRVNFGETELISGSEQSDNDPPLLLHIGDNEENIIYKDNLTQTCKPKRNICFLKTHKCSSSTIQNILFRWGDDHDVTFVLPRSNRPYLGSPSLFNRVFAMPSFDGKYNILANHARYNKQGMSSVMPGDSIYVTVLRDPAKQFESIYNYYRLNTRFNLDLTHFIDQPMRYFRRQQGALVSGRNPMLFDLGFDAAYIEPEDRKVDDWIQQLETDFHLVLIAEYFQESMILLKNELCWGLSDVVSFKQNQRSKSSVRTTDPVVADKIRRWNGADMKLYNHFNKTLWKKIEAYGIERMKNEVTSLQKLTEEFKRTCIGSTRDFGDPRMWYPSGVRVKSYVINPDAKDNRICSQLTRPELSYISLLRKKLINKNIKHASR